In a genomic window of Thiohalomonas denitrificans:
- the cyoE gene encoding heme o synthase — protein sequence MPLSDAVCATPAASWRRYLSLTKPRIVGLMLFTALVGMFLAIDDSAMPWSRILFGLLGIGLAAGAGAVINHLLDAHIDAIMERTRHRPMPSGQIGSTGALGFALILAVSAMAILTGLVNVLTAALTFTAMIGYAVLYTAFLKRSTPQNIVWGGAAGASPPLLGAAAVTGEVTLDALLLSLIIFVWTPPHFWPLAIHRVDDYRHAKIPMLPVTHGLHFTKTQVLLYSIMLMAVALLPFVTRSAGILYLLGVIPLGLGFIWHAWRLYRGERDEHAMVTFRYSILYLFGLFALLLADHWAL from the coding sequence ATGCCGCTGAGTGATGCCGTCTGCGCAACGCCCGCTGCTTCCTGGAGGCGCTACCTTTCGCTGACAAAACCCCGCATTGTCGGCTTGATGCTCTTCACAGCCCTGGTGGGAATGTTCCTGGCCATCGACGACTCCGCCATGCCATGGAGCCGGATCCTGTTCGGCCTGCTCGGCATCGGGCTGGCAGCCGGCGCCGGTGCAGTCATTAATCACCTGCTGGATGCGCATATCGACGCCATCATGGAGCGGACACGACACCGGCCAATGCCTTCGGGACAGATCGGCAGCACTGGCGCCCTGGGTTTCGCTCTCATCCTTGCGGTGAGTGCAATGGCCATTCTGACGGGCCTGGTCAATGTATTGACTGCGGCACTTACCTTCACCGCCATGATCGGCTATGCCGTCCTCTACACCGCCTTTCTCAAGCGCTCCACGCCGCAGAATATCGTCTGGGGTGGTGCAGCCGGGGCATCCCCACCGCTGCTGGGTGCCGCAGCGGTCACGGGAGAGGTCACCCTGGATGCGCTGCTGCTTTCGTTGATTATCTTTGTCTGGACGCCGCCGCATTTCTGGCCGCTGGCAATCCATCGCGTCGACGACTATCGCCACGCCAAAATCCCCATGCTTCCCGTCACCCACGGCCTGCACTTCACGAAGACCCAGGTCCTGCTCTACAGCATCATGCTGATGGCCGTCGCCCTGCTGCCCTTCGTCACCCGCAGCGCCGGAATACTCTACCTGCTCGGAGTGATCCCGCTGGGACTGGGCTTCATCTGGCACGCCTGGCGTCTCTATCGCGGCGAGCGTGACGAACACGCGATGGTCACTTTTCGCTACTCCATCCTCTACCTGTTCGGTCTGTTCGCACTGCTACTTGCCGACCACTGGGCACTGTAA
- a CDS encoding SURF1 family protein produces MRALIGIGVVLLSALCLQLGFWQLHRAEEAEVRSAMVREQANREPVFIKGVETAGAELFYRRALARGRFEMKHRFWVEGRRPDGRQGLQYIVPLHIAGSELRVLVNRGWVARPETSVTRARQPAEIEGLLVRPAVPTLQLTDSNKAFGDRWPYLDPERYARSHNVAVAPFVLVEDSRLAGELLKAELGRADKRGMHIGYALQWFAFAVLLLLFLAVLGKNRQRETP; encoded by the coding sequence ATGCGGGCACTCATCGGCATCGGTGTCGTTCTCCTCAGCGCCCTTTGTCTGCAGTTGGGGTTCTGGCAGTTACACCGGGCAGAAGAGGCAGAGGTGCGAAGTGCAATGGTACGGGAACAGGCGAACCGTGAGCCGGTGTTCATCAAGGGCGTTGAGACTGCGGGCGCCGAACTGTTCTATCGGCGAGCGCTCGCGAGAGGCCGGTTCGAGATGAAACACCGTTTTTGGGTCGAAGGGCGCAGACCGGATGGCCGGCAGGGTTTGCAGTACATCGTGCCACTGCACATCGCCGGCAGTGAGCTGCGTGTGCTGGTAAACCGGGGCTGGGTGGCCCGTCCCGAAACATCGGTTACCCGGGCTCGACAACCTGCCGAAATCGAAGGCCTGCTTGTGCGCCCCGCCGTTCCCACACTCCAGCTAACCGACTCGAACAAGGCCTTTGGTGATCGGTGGCCCTATCTGGATCCGGAACGCTATGCCAGGAGCCATAACGTTGCAGTGGCGCCGTTTGTACTGGTGGAGGATTCGCGGCTGGCAGGAGAACTGCTGAAAGCGGAGCTGGGCCGCGCCGACAAGAGGGGCATGCATATCGGCTACGCCCTGCAGTGGTTTGCGTTTGCCGTATTACTGTTGCTGTTCCTCGCGGTGCTGGGAAAAAACCGCCAAAGAGAGACGCCATGA
- a CDS encoding cytochrome c oxidase assembly protein, protein MRDGTHKRTNLWQRSRMIAAVVGFGLVMASPLFNRLAEVQPAAGGAATEGKAIPEGRMVTVMFDSSVNDNLPWEIVPDVHSVRVPIGTTHRVGYRASNRTATAISGQAIPAVAPWQATRYFSKSECFCFTRQTLLPGETKQMPVAFRISPELPEDIDSLTLSYTFMEEDDAPAASTGIASLVRKISR, encoded by the coding sequence ATGCGCGATGGAACGCACAAACGCACCAACCTGTGGCAGCGGTCACGGATGATCGCCGCAGTCGTCGGTTTCGGCCTGGTCATGGCATCACCTCTATTTAACCGGTTGGCCGAGGTGCAGCCAGCCGCGGGGGGTGCCGCGACAGAAGGAAAAGCCATCCCCGAGGGCCGAATGGTAACCGTCATGTTCGATTCATCGGTCAATGACAATCTTCCCTGGGAGATCGTGCCCGACGTGCACAGTGTGCGAGTGCCGATCGGCACCACCCATCGGGTCGGGTACCGGGCCAGCAACCGGACCGCCACGGCAATCTCAGGCCAGGCCATTCCGGCGGTAGCACCCTGGCAGGCGACCCGCTATTTCAGCAAGAGCGAGTGTTTCTGCTTTACCCGACAGACACTCTTGCCGGGCGAGACAAAGCAGATGCCGGTGGCCTTTCGGATATCACCGGAACTGCCTGAAGATATCGATTCGCTGACCCTCTCCTATACCTTTATGGAAGAGGACGACGCTCCGGCAGCGTCGACCGGTATCGCCTCTTTAGTACGGAAAATAAGCCGTTGA
- a CDS encoding DUF4266 domain-containing protein yields MRVIITGTVLVLALLQGGCAFEPVQPWEKDLLAKRAMQLDGYPIDQYLDDHIYYSKEGSSGGQAVGGGGCGCN; encoded by the coding sequence ATGCGCGTAATCATAACGGGCACTGTACTCGTTCTTGCCCTGCTTCAGGGCGGGTGCGCCTTCGAACCGGTCCAGCCTTGGGAAAAGGATCTGCTGGCGAAAAGGGCGATGCAGCTCGACGGGTATCCGATTGATCAATACCTGGACGATCATATCTATTACAGCAAGGAAGGATCGTCCGGTGGACAGGCCGTTGGTGGTGGAGGCTGCGGATGCAACTGA
- a CDS encoding type IV pili methyl-accepting chemotaxis transducer N-terminal domain-containing protein, with product MKRINGLLSASLFTLAILLVLPTTAMAATPSLPEMIDQAGAQRMLSQRIVKAYSQLVIDVDKSEARSQLKEAVTRFGEQLKRLEQNAPNDDVRTALSNVRRLWGPFKSIATGPANREGMLLLSNSDGKLLAAAHDVVIKLQNTSGMPQAQLVNTAGRQRMLSQRIAKLYVLISSGIQDAGIREELQRARYEFEGAMADLKSAPENTLEIQQGLAEVERQWIVFRMSFQLKDDEHIPLLVTRSAEKILNQMHRVTGMYAQLDAR from the coding sequence ATGAAGAGAATCAACGGGCTGCTATCGGCGAGCCTTTTTACACTGGCAATTCTACTGGTACTCCCGACCACCGCCATGGCGGCAACACCCTCCCTTCCTGAAATGATCGATCAGGCGGGCGCACAGCGCATGCTGTCACAGCGCATCGTCAAGGCCTATTCGCAGCTGGTGATCGACGTCGACAAAAGCGAAGCACGCTCACAGCTGAAAGAGGCGGTGACACGGTTTGGGGAGCAACTGAAAAGGCTTGAACAGAATGCACCCAATGATGACGTGCGTACAGCTCTGTCGAACGTCCGCCGTCTATGGGGTCCATTCAAGTCCATTGCAACCGGCCCTGCGAACCGGGAAGGGATGTTACTTCTGTCAAACAGCGATGGAAAACTCCTGGCGGCTGCCCACGACGTGGTCATCAAGCTTCAAAACACGTCCGGAATGCCGCAAGCGCAACTCGTCAACACTGCCGGACGCCAGCGAATGCTTTCGCAGCGTATTGCAAAACTCTACGTGCTCATTAGTAGCGGCATCCAGGATGCCGGGATTCGCGAGGAATTGCAGCGCGCACGTTATGAGTTCGAGGGTGCAATGGCCGATCTGAAATCCGCTCCCGAAAACACCCTGGAAATCCAGCAGGGACTTGCCGAGGTAGAACGGCAGTGGATCGTCTTCCGGATGAGTTTTCAACTGAAAGACGACGAACACATTCCCCTTCTGGTCACCCGCTCCGCAGAAAAGATCCTCAACCAGATGCACCGTGTAACGGGGATGTATGCACAGCTCGATGCCCGCTGA
- a CDS encoding TlpA family protein disulfide reductase — translation MKDMILRSASLVFLSLFFATAAPAASAPDAVWSVEGGELRLEQLRGKVVYLDFWASWCAPCRKSFPFMNELQTRYGEQGLVVVAVNLDKDRKLVEQFLAKYPAQFTVAYDPKGETAERFGLKGMPSSYLIDRDGEIRLSHVGFRDEDSRELEAGIRNVLEH, via the coding sequence ATGAAGGACATGATTCTCCGGTCTGCCTCGCTCGTCTTCCTCTCGCTTTTCTTTGCCACGGCCGCTCCCGCAGCCTCGGCACCCGACGCAGTCTGGTCGGTAGAAGGAGGGGAGCTCCGCCTGGAGCAGCTGCGCGGCAAGGTCGTCTACCTGGATTTCTGGGCTTCCTGGTGCGCGCCGTGCCGCAAGTCGTTTCCCTTCATGAACGAGTTGCAGACGCGATATGGCGAACAGGGGCTGGTGGTCGTGGCCGTCAATCTGGACAAGGATCGCAAACTGGTCGAGCAGTTTCTTGCCAAATACCCGGCACAGTTTACCGTCGCCTATGACCCAAAGGGGGAAACAGCGGAACGTTTCGGGTTAAAAGGTATGCCCAGCAGTTATTTGATCGATCGGGACGGTGAAATACGCCTGTCACACGTCGGTTTTCGGGATGAAGACAGCCGCGAACTGGAGGCGGGCATCCGGAATGTTCTGGAACATTGA
- a CDS encoding cytochrome c oxidase subunit II, with the protein MRQEVTRPFHDLYLLTLGFTTALMIVVTLMIGYSVWRHQSKSVSGKETFHKSAFVGWIGVPVLVLGIQFYIAGASQPSPERIGVIPDRGAPLITE; encoded by the coding sequence ATGAGACAGGAAGTCACCCGGCCATTCCACGACCTGTATTTGCTCACACTGGGCTTCACCACGGCACTCATGATAGTCGTCACGCTGATGATCGGCTATTCCGTCTGGCGTCACCAAAGCAAGTCCGTTTCAGGCAAAGAGACCTTTCACAAATCAGCATTCGTGGGCTGGATAGGGGTGCCGGTACTGGTATTGGGAATCCAGTTCTATATCGCTGGCGCAAGCCAACCATCCCCGGAACGGATCGGGGTGATCCCCGACAGGGGAGCCCCACTCATTACCGAGTGA
- a CDS encoding NAD-glutamate dehydrogenase, which produces MGLPRTTEEKKHSLVDQVVTRIRDKCPAPQAIPIEAFSREYYRRVGPDDLLDRTLPDLYGAALAHWNLATRRRQGERLIRVYNPRVEEHGWHTTHTIVEIVQDDMPFLVDSVRMELNRQGLTVHLIIHPVMNVRRSAQGALIEVLPEGKEADSSKAEAFLHFEVDRQTDPEMLGALHAGINRVLDDVAAAVEDWPLMREQLHDCIAALTRQPPPVEPSELEETRAFLHWLNEDSFTFLGYREYTLEEQDGEKHLRLVPNSGLGIVREPRQAVLSTSFERLTGELRELAVSPAALILTKGSSRATVHRPGYLDYVGVRVFDASGHVTGERRFLGRYTSGAYTSRPTEIPLLRRKVQQVMQRSQLRPGSHSAKALLNIVETLPRDELFQSSPGELFDIATGILHLQERQQVRVLIRRDPYHRFLSCLVYLPREGFNTDVRLQVQEVMREAFDATHMDFDVSISESQLARLHLIVHVDGTIPDYDVREIEQRIVKETRSWSKELHTALLQELGEEKGNRLYTRYRNAFPSSYCEEYTAPVAVHDILEMEALEGERLAIQLYHPLEAPSGHLRIKLFRQRHPISLSTVLPMLENMGVSVSDERPHEIHPSHRPPIWIHDLGMEFHQNEPVEPDSVRHRFHEAFARVWDGRVENDGFNRLVLHAQCTWRQAVMLRSYCKYLLQTDFPFSQGYMEQVLVSRAQITRMLVDLYRARFDPAGQQTSTERTARLADAIERSLEDIPNLDEDRILRRFYQLIQFTLRTTYYQRGDAGQNHVAFKLDATQVPDIPEPRPRFEIFVYSPRVEAVHLRGGKVARGGIRWSDRPEDFRTEIFGLMKAQMVKNAVIVPVGAKGGFVIKQPPEDPGAMREEIAACYSTFIRGLLDLTDNLAGGRVIPPPQVVRHDDDDPYLVVAADRGTAAFSDLANSIAAEYDFWLGDAFASGGSTGYDHKKMGITARGAWVSVERHFREMGINSQSNDITVVGIGGMNGDVFGNGMLLSRHLRLVAAFSHKSIFLDPHPDPEVSFTERERLFRMAGSWSDYDPQAISEGGGVFSRSAKSVPLSPQVRRLLGIEQAALPPNDVIRAILKTPVDLLWNGGIGTFVKASDESDEEVGDRSNDAIRVNAGALRCRVIGEGGNLGLTQAARIEYARQGGRLNTDFIDNSGGVDCSDHEVNIKILLRGPVSEGGLPVARRNRLLSDMTEEVANTVLCNNYQQAESLSMSEHRAAAHLPEHSAFMRWLEKRNDLDRDTWNLPDDEALEARQLSGEGLVRPELAVLLSYSKIALFDDLLASDISSDPGLTEEFSEYFPEPIIGSYSREIARHPLRPEITATFVANNLINRLGLTAVFRIEELSGSNAPDIARAFMACRKIFDLPDLWQRIASMDNRVEARHQLYLLEEVSKVARRAMLWLLRSRAQPLDVTAAVETYQDSVDTLRDTLPELIDPADHTYLDQRRNELLDRGLSPQDATRFATLPLLLAALDVANVAAHLQLPIERVARLYFALEAMLGMRWLRDHIGALPVEDHWSRLAREALRDELYRLHRTLTVEALETSPGEADTSALVANWMAANTEPLEHFRHRLGQFHTAPTADFALLSVALNELRKLSREHENAFRV; this is translated from the coding sequence CGACGATCTGCTGGATCGCACCCTTCCGGACCTCTACGGTGCGGCACTTGCCCACTGGAATCTCGCCACTCGCCGTCGCCAGGGTGAACGCCTCATCCGGGTCTACAACCCGCGGGTCGAGGAGCACGGCTGGCACACCACCCATACCATTGTCGAAATCGTTCAGGACGATATGCCGTTTCTGGTGGATTCGGTGCGGATGGAGCTCAACCGCCAGGGACTGACGGTTCACCTGATCATTCATCCGGTAATGAATGTACGCCGCAGTGCCCAGGGCGCGTTGATTGAAGTACTGCCAGAGGGCAAGGAGGCCGACAGCTCCAAGGCGGAAGCCTTCCTGCATTTCGAGGTCGACCGGCAGACCGATCCCGAAATGCTGGGCGCTCTCCACGCAGGGATCAACCGGGTGCTCGATGACGTGGCCGCAGCCGTGGAAGACTGGCCACTGATGCGCGAACAACTTCATGACTGTATCGCAGCGTTGACTCGTCAGCCGCCACCCGTGGAACCCTCGGAACTCGAGGAGACCCGCGCCTTTCTCCATTGGCTGAACGAGGACAGCTTCACCTTTCTGGGCTACCGGGAATACACCCTTGAGGAACAGGATGGTGAGAAGCACCTGCGCCTGGTACCAAATTCAGGCCTTGGCATTGTCAGGGAGCCGCGGCAGGCGGTCCTCTCCACGAGCTTTGAGCGGCTGACGGGTGAGCTGCGAGAGCTTGCCGTCAGCCCTGCCGCGCTCATTCTCACCAAGGGAAGCTCCCGGGCCACGGTCCACCGGCCCGGCTATCTCGACTATGTCGGCGTCCGGGTGTTCGATGCCAGTGGCCATGTCACGGGCGAGAGGCGATTTCTCGGACGCTATACCTCGGGCGCCTACACTAGCCGCCCCACCGAGATCCCGCTGCTGCGGAGGAAGGTGCAGCAGGTCATGCAGCGCTCGCAGCTGCGCCCCGGCAGCCACTCTGCCAAAGCCCTGCTGAATATCGTCGAGACACTGCCGCGCGATGAATTGTTTCAGAGCAGCCCGGGAGAGCTGTTCGATATTGCAACCGGGATTCTGCACCTGCAGGAGCGCCAGCAGGTACGCGTACTGATTCGCCGCGATCCTTATCATCGGTTTCTGTCGTGCCTGGTTTATCTACCCAGAGAGGGTTTCAATACCGACGTTCGTCTTCAGGTACAGGAGGTGATGCGCGAGGCATTCGACGCCACTCACATGGATTTCGATGTGTCGATTTCCGAGTCGCAGCTCGCCCGGCTGCATTTAATCGTACACGTCGACGGCACCATACCTGATTACGACGTACGCGAGATCGAACAGCGGATTGTCAAGGAGACTCGCTCCTGGTCCAAGGAACTGCATACGGCACTCCTGCAGGAGCTGGGTGAAGAAAAGGGCAACCGGCTCTATACCCGCTACCGAAATGCCTTTCCCTCCTCCTATTGCGAGGAGTATACGGCGCCCGTCGCCGTGCACGACATTCTGGAGATGGAGGCGCTGGAGGGTGAGAGGCTGGCGATCCAGCTCTACCACCCGCTGGAGGCTCCCTCCGGACACTTGCGGATCAAATTGTTTCGTCAGCGACACCCCATCTCACTGTCGACCGTTCTGCCCATGCTGGAGAACATGGGCGTGAGTGTCTCTGACGAACGCCCTCATGAGATCCATCCTTCCCATCGCCCGCCGATATGGATCCACGACCTGGGGATGGAGTTTCATCAGAACGAGCCAGTGGAACCCGACTCGGTCCGCCACCGGTTCCATGAGGCGTTTGCGCGGGTGTGGGACGGACGTGTCGAAAACGACGGTTTCAATCGCCTGGTTTTGCACGCCCAGTGTACCTGGCGCCAGGCAGTCATGCTGCGAAGCTACTGCAAGTACCTGCTGCAGACGGACTTCCCGTTCAGCCAGGGATATATGGAGCAGGTGCTGGTGAGTCGGGCCCAGATCACCCGCATGTTGGTGGACCTGTACCGGGCGCGGTTTGATCCCGCCGGCCAGCAGACCTCGACCGAACGTACCGCGCGCCTGGCCGATGCCATAGAGCGCTCACTCGAAGACATTCCCAACCTCGATGAAGATCGAATCCTGCGACGGTTCTATCAGCTGATCCAGTTTACCCTGCGGACGACCTACTACCAGCGTGGCGACGCTGGCCAAAACCATGTGGCCTTCAAACTGGACGCAACGCAGGTACCGGATATTCCGGAGCCGCGTCCGCGCTTCGAAATCTTTGTCTATTCGCCGCGCGTCGAGGCCGTCCACCTGCGGGGCGGAAAGGTCGCGCGCGGGGGCATTCGCTGGTCCGACAGACCCGAGGATTTTCGCACCGAAATCTTCGGGCTCATGAAGGCGCAGATGGTCAAGAATGCGGTGATTGTGCCGGTTGGTGCCAAAGGGGGGTTTGTGATCAAGCAGCCCCCGGAGGACCCCGGGGCAATGAGGGAGGAGATCGCCGCCTGCTACAGCACCTTCATTCGCGGTCTGCTGGACCTTACCGATAACCTCGCCGGCGGAAGAGTCATCCCGCCCCCTCAGGTGGTGAGGCATGACGATGACGACCCCTACCTCGTGGTTGCTGCGGACAGGGGAACTGCCGCGTTTTCGGACCTCGCCAACAGCATCGCGGCCGAATACGACTTTTGGCTGGGAGATGCCTTTGCTTCGGGCGGATCCACCGGGTACGACCACAAAAAGATGGGCATCACCGCGCGCGGCGCCTGGGTCTCGGTCGAGCGCCACTTCCGCGAAATGGGGATCAACAGCCAGTCGAACGACATCACCGTCGTGGGAATCGGCGGCATGAATGGCGACGTGTTCGGCAATGGAATGCTGCTGTCCCGCCATCTCAGGCTGGTTGCGGCGTTTAGCCACAAATCCATTTTTCTCGATCCCCACCCGGACCCGGAGGTGAGCTTTACCGAAAGGGAGCGGCTCTTCCGTATGGCCGGTTCCTGGTCCGACTACGACCCGCAGGCCATCTCCGAAGGCGGGGGGGTTTTCTCCCGATCAGCCAAATCAGTCCCCCTGTCGCCACAGGTTCGTCGCCTGCTGGGCATTGAACAGGCGGCGCTGCCTCCCAACGACGTGATTCGCGCCATTCTCAAGACGCCGGTCGACCTGCTCTGGAATGGCGGAATCGGCACCTTTGTGAAGGCTTCTGACGAAAGTGATGAAGAGGTCGGAGACCGCAGCAACGACGCTATCAGGGTCAATGCCGGAGCGTTGCGTTGCCGGGTGATCGGCGAAGGAGGCAACCTGGGCCTGACCCAGGCCGCACGCATCGAGTACGCCCGCCAGGGTGGCCGCCTCAACACGGATTTTATCGACAACTCAGGCGGGGTCGACTGTTCGGACCACGAGGTCAACATCAAGATTCTGCTTCGCGGCCCGGTAAGCGAGGGTGGACTCCCGGTGGCGCGACGCAATCGTTTGCTTTCGGACATGACCGAAGAGGTGGCAAACACGGTGCTGTGCAACAATTATCAGCAGGCCGAATCACTCTCCATGAGTGAACACCGCGCTGCCGCCCACCTACCGGAACACAGCGCGTTCATGCGATGGCTCGAGAAACGCAATGACCTGGACCGGGACACCTGGAATCTTCCCGATGATGAAGCACTGGAGGCGCGACAACTGTCGGGTGAAGGCCTGGTGCGACCGGAACTGGCCGTGCTGCTCTCTTACAGCAAGATTGCACTGTTCGACGATTTACTGGCCTCGGATATCAGTAGCGATCCCGGTTTGACGGAGGAATTCAGCGAATACTTTCCGGAACCGATCATCGGGAGCTACAGCAGGGAAATTGCCCGGCATCCGTTACGCCCGGAGATCACCGCCACCTTTGTCGCCAACAACCTCATCAATCGGCTCGGACTGACGGCGGTATTCCGGATCGAAGAGTTGTCGGGAAGCAATGCACCGGATATCGCCCGGGCCTTCATGGCCTGCCGCAAGATTTTCGACCTGCCCGACCTGTGGCAGCGCATTGCATCGATGGACAACCGGGTGGAGGCCCGTCACCAGCTTTACCTGCTCGAAGAAGTCAGCAAGGTGGCACGACGCGCAATGCTGTGGCTGTTGCGAAGCCGGGCGCAACCACTGGATGTGACGGCGGCTGTCGAAACCTACCAGGACAGCGTGGACACCCTTCGTGACACACTGCCGGAGTTGATCGATCCCGCTGATCACACCTACCTCGATCAGCGCAGAAACGAGTTGCTCGACCGTGGTTTGTCACCGCAAGACGCCACCCGCTTTGCCACACTCCCACTGCTGCTCGCCGCACTCGATGTGGCCAATGTCGCCGCGCACCTGCAGCTTCCTATTGAACGCGTGGCACGCCTCTATTTCGCACTCGAAGCCATGCTGGGGATGCGCTGGCTGCGGGATCACATCGGAGCACTCCCGGTGGAAGACCATTGGTCACGCCTCGCGCGGGAGGCACTCCGTGATGAACTGTACCGTCTGCACCGCACGCTGACCGTAGAGGCCCTGGAGACCAGCCCGGGTGAAGCGGACACAAGCGCCCTCGTTGCCAACTGGATGGCGGCCAATACCGAACCGCTGGAGCATTTTCGCCACAGGCTCGGGCAATTTCACACCGCACCGACGGCCGATTTTGCCTTGCTCAGCGTGGCACTCAACGAGCTCAGAAAATTGTCCCGGGAGCACGAAAATGCTTTCCGCGTTTAA
- a CDS encoding DUF6694 family lipoprotein, which produces MRNKSMLIPFIVLLVLGCSEPKIDASSDQAMATSIEEVRQSLTPDQQLHFDDAVQVLAFSQQSLEEFLKEGASSIITTRGQMKDVLNGKTGREVIEEAERLKRERK; this is translated from the coding sequence ATGCGTAACAAATCAATGCTAATACCATTCATTGTGCTCCTCGTCTTGGGATGCAGTGAACCGAAGATAGACGCGAGCAGTGATCAGGCGATGGCAACCTCAATAGAGGAGGTGCGTCAATCATTGACGCCGGATCAACAGCTCCATTTCGATGACGCAGTACAAGTGCTGGCATTCAGTCAGCAAAGCCTGGAAGAGTTCCTGAAGGAGGGGGCTTCAAGCATCATCACGACCAGAGGACAAATGAAGGATGTGCTGAATGGCAAGACAGGGAGAGAAGTTATCGAAGAAGCTGAAAGGCTCAAAAGGGAACGGAAGTAA